The DNA window TGCTGCCGCTCGTCGTGCGCGACAGAGCCCAGGGCGTGCAGCATACCGTGGCCCGCGTGGATTTGGGCGTGGATCTTCCCGCGGCCTTCAAGGGCACGCACATGAGCCGCTTCGTGGAGGCCCTGGAAAATTGGAAGGAAGAGCTGGATTATCATTCCTTCAAGGCCCTGCTCACGGATATCCGCCAACGGCTGAGCGCGCGTAAGGCCTACGTGGTGTTTCGCTTCCCGTACTTCCTCAAGCAAGCCTCGCCCAAGAGCGGCAGCCCCGGCTGGATGAGCTACGAATGCACCCTCACGGGCGAGATGGCTGGCGAGACCATGGTCTTCACCCTGGCCGTGGATGTGCCGGTCATGACCGTTTGCCCCTGCTCCCTGGCCATCAGCGACCAGGGCGCCCATAGCCAGCGGGCCATGGTTCGCGTCATGGCTCGCTTCACGGGCTTCCTCTGGCTGGAGGACCTGATCGAGATCGCCGAGGCTTCTGCTTCCTCCCCGGTCTACACGCTGCTAAAGCGCG is part of the Desulfocurvibacter africanus subsp. africanus DSM 2603 genome and encodes:
- the folE2 gene encoding GTP cyclohydrolase FolE2, which codes for MQDVQSAPAEVALSIDRVGVKHLMLPLVVRDRAQGVQHTVARVDLGVDLPAAFKGTHMSRFVEALENWKEELDYHSFKALLTDIRQRLSARKAYVVFRFPYFLKQASPKSGSPGWMSYECTLTGEMAGETMVFTLAVDVPVMTVCPCSLAISDQGAHSQRAMVRVMARFTGFLWLEDLIEIAEASASSPVYTLLKREDEKHVTESAFAKPTFVEDVVRGAAQRLDRHPQVNWYRVEVESFESIHAHSAFASIEKTK